In one window of Bizionia sp. M204 DNA:
- the murJ gene encoding murein biosynthesis integral membrane protein MurJ produces MKITNLIKTLFYKVKNNPTAINIIIVGAITILVKFFGFYKEVIIAGEFGLSEILDTFLIALLLPGFINEVFLSAFNSVFIPNYIAEEKNNKNIGAFQSTSFMVTILTSLVFMGIAYLFTDVLLELFFAGHTSSYYELIILQFHYLLPCILIWGLTSLLSGLLNIYGEFTYSSLYPIITSLAMIVCVVFYREELGAGVLAIGMLIGSVLQLIFLTLIALQKRILKFALPDFKSSNAILMFKQVPAKVSSGFLTGLIPVTDLYFAAQLVVGSITALSYGMKIPAFFTTIFIIALGNVLLPYFSKLTIDDPEKSFKTLYLLNKWIFIVIMSVMVVASIFSTEIIALLFERDNFTADDTAIVSEIQIIYLIGVPFIICGNLFVKFLTSINKNAFMAYVSLGSMLLNIILDFILMNWIGLIGIALCTTIIQILKIFVFYNYTNKQKEIFIQ; encoded by the coding sequence GTGAAAATAACAAACCTAATCAAAACCTTGTTTTATAAGGTAAAAAACAACCCGACTGCTATCAATATTATTATTGTGGGAGCCATTACGATATTGGTTAAGTTTTTTGGTTTTTACAAGGAAGTTATAATAGCCGGTGAATTTGGACTGTCGGAAATACTAGACACCTTTTTAATAGCCTTATTACTTCCTGGATTTATTAATGAGGTGTTCTTAAGTGCTTTCAACTCGGTCTTCATCCCTAATTATATAGCAGAAGAAAAAAACAATAAAAATATTGGCGCGTTTCAGTCTACGAGCTTTATGGTAACCATACTGACTTCATTAGTATTTATGGGAATTGCCTATTTATTTACTGATGTTCTTTTAGAACTCTTTTTCGCTGGACATACGTCTAGTTATTACGAATTAATTATTCTACAATTCCATTATTTATTACCCTGTATTCTTATTTGGGGACTAACTTCTTTACTTAGTGGATTACTCAATATATATGGTGAATTTACATATTCATCTCTCTACCCAATTATAACATCTCTTGCTATGATTGTTTGCGTTGTTTTTTATCGTGAAGAATTAGGAGCTGGCGTTCTAGCAATTGGTATGTTAATTGGGAGCGTGTTGCAATTAATATTTCTGACACTTATTGCATTGCAAAAGCGGATATTAAAATTTGCCCTACCAGATTTTAAAAGCTCCAATGCTATCTTAATGTTTAAACAAGTGCCGGCAAAAGTTTCATCAGGATTTTTAACAGGGTTAATTCCTGTTACGGATTTATATTTTGCTGCGCAACTGGTTGTAGGCTCAATAACCGCTTTGAGTTACGGAATGAAAATACCTGCGTTTTTTACAACCATATTTATCATTGCTTTAGGGAATGTACTACTTCCCTACTTTTCAAAATTGACAATTGACGATCCTGAAAAATCTTTTAAAACACTTTATCTGCTAAATAAATGGATTTTTATAGTTATTATGAGTGTCATGGTTGTTGCTAGCATATTTTCAACAGAAATTATAGCGCTCCTATTTGAAAGAGATAATTTCACCGCTGATGACACTGCTATTGTTTCTGAAATTCAAATTATATATTTAATAGGAGTTCCATTTATAATCTGTGGTAATTTATTTGTGAAATTTCTTACTAGCATAAATAAAAATGCATTTATGGCTTATGTCTCGTTAGGAAGCATGCTATTAAATATTATATTAGATTTTATTTTAATGAATTGGATTGGTTTAATTGGCATTGCACTTTGTACGACCATCATTCAAATTTTAAAAATATTTGTTTTCTATAATTATACAAACAAGCAAAAGGAAATCTTTATACAGTAA
- a CDS encoding glycosyltransferase translates to MSEKRKIALFISAIGYGGAEKVVSLLLSELPKYYDVTLILLYNEIKLPIPEGTKVVVLSKPNETFKTSVFGRIKDNIKFIFTYQKVLKKEKIDVVVSFLVRQNIMTSIAKMFNPKLKTIISERCFPSIMYKDDKLTSFLTKLLIPYFYNKNDKLFSNSIYINADLKTNYRLKIDRSVIYNPILTKRVKPELATYTDFEDIFKVVTVGRMIPVKNQKSIIEAISMLSSNFYMEIYGDGYLHQQLDELSIKLNLAGRVNFNGNVDDVKSYIIKGHCFVLCSLTEGFPNVVLEAMSVGLPVICTNCMSGPLELLNDNEDVSILKGSFVKAKYGILVNVDDSVGLSQAIKYLQKNPEARKQYSDLSFERAKTYDIKNIGVHVKNLIDSI, encoded by the coding sequence ATGTCTGAAAAAAGAAAAATAGCATTGTTTATTTCTGCCATAGGTTATGGTGGAGCCGAGAAAGTTGTTAGCTTATTATTATCTGAGCTTCCTAAATACTACGATGTCACGTTAATTTTGTTATATAACGAAATTAAACTGCCTATACCAGAGGGTACGAAAGTGGTGGTATTATCTAAACCTAATGAAACTTTTAAAACCTCCGTGTTTGGTAGAATTAAAGACAACATCAAATTCATATTTACCTATCAGAAAGTTTTAAAAAAAGAAAAAATTGATGTGGTTGTTTCCTTTTTAGTTCGTCAAAATATTATGACCAGCATTGCTAAAATGTTTAACCCTAAATTAAAAACTATAATTAGCGAGCGTTGTTTCCCATCCATCATGTACAAAGATGATAAGCTTACTTCTTTTTTAACCAAACTACTAATCCCATATTTTTACAACAAAAACGACAAACTATTTTCAAATTCCATTTATATCAATGCGGATTTAAAAACAAATTATAGACTAAAAATAGACAGGTCTGTTATATATAATCCCATTCTAACCAAAAGAGTTAAGCCTGAATTAGCCACATACACTGATTTTGAAGACATTTTTAAAGTAGTCACCGTTGGACGTATGATTCCTGTGAAAAACCAAAAAAGCATTATTGAAGCCATAAGTATGTTATCCAGCAATTTTTATATGGAAATTTATGGGGATGGCTACTTACACCAACAATTAGATGAATTATCTATTAAATTGAATCTTGCTGGACGTGTAAATTTTAATGGTAATGTGGATGATGTTAAGTCATACATCATAAAAGGGCATTGCTTTGTACTATGCTCCCTAACGGAAGGGTTCCCTAACGTGGTTTTGGAAGCCATGTCTGTTGGTTTACCCGTAATTTGCACCAATTGTATGTCTGGACCTCTAGAGTTACTAAACGACAATGAAGATGTTTCTATTTTAAAAGGGTCTTTCGTTAAGGCTAAATATGGCATATTAGTAAATGTTGATGATTCTGTAGGGCTTTCACAAGCCATTAAATATTTACAGAAAAATCCAGAAGCACGCAAACAGTATAGCGATTTAAGTTTCGAGCGCGCTAAAA
- a CDS encoding glycosyltransferase family 4 protein produces the protein MSNLHSEGQFSVTNKPKIAFVITSLTSGGAERVLSTLANSFVADYQVTIITLYNVMPFYELDSRIKHISCKESYNKNMRFIDSLTNNVYMIGSLYRILKKEQISVAIGFMTTTNIYTIIASKFARIPCLISERTHPDYDPLTNFWIKIRKKTYPYSTKLIVQTAGIKSYFSKFLNPEKLAIIKNPLADSLIAFRDESKQKENIILSVGRLDLVKNQRLLIEAFSEMEIDNWKIQIVGEGELRSELQALINDLNLENSVELVGSVDNVHDYYNKARIFAFTSNFEGFPNALIEAMAFGLPCISTNCPSGPNEVIDDGENGFLIPVGDKNMLKRKLEILIAQPELGERFGASAKASTTKFETKHISEQWKHLITEALQG, from the coding sequence ATGTCCAATCTTCATTCTGAAGGTCAATTTTCGGTTACAAACAAACCGAAAATAGCCTTTGTAATAACGAGTTTAACTTCAGGTGGTGCCGAACGTGTTTTAAGCACACTTGCAAATTCCTTTGTTGCGGATTATCAAGTAACAATAATCACTTTGTATAATGTCATGCCGTTTTATGAGTTGGATAGTCGTATTAAGCACATTTCTTGCAAAGAATCCTACAATAAAAATATGCGCTTTATCGATTCGCTTACCAACAACGTTTATATGATTGGTAGTTTATATCGCATTTTAAAAAAGGAACAGATTTCAGTGGCTATAGGTTTTATGACCACAACAAATATTTACACCATAATTGCTAGCAAATTTGCACGAATCCCATGTTTAATTAGTGAACGCACGCATCCGGATTATGACCCATTAACTAATTTTTGGATAAAAATTAGAAAAAAAACATATCCCTATAGCACAAAACTGATAGTTCAAACGGCTGGGATTAAATCCTACTTCTCCAAATTTTTAAATCCAGAAAAATTGGCCATTATCAAAAACCCGTTGGCAGACAGCTTAATAGCATTCAGGGATGAATCCAAACAAAAAGAAAACATAATTTTAAGCGTTGGCAGACTCGATCTTGTTAAAAATCAACGCTTACTTATTGAAGCATTTTCAGAAATGGAAATAGATAATTGGAAAATTCAAATTGTAGGTGAAGGTGAGTTACGTTCTGAATTGCAAGCTCTCATTAATGACTTAAATTTGGAGAATTCTGTAGAATTAGTCGGTAGCGTAGACAATGTCCATGACTATTACAATAAAGCACGAATTTTTGCTTTCACATCTAATTTTGAAGGTTTTCCAAACGCATTAATAGAAGCTATGGCTTTTGGCTTACCTTGCATTTCCACTAATTGTCCTTCAGGACCTAACGAAGTTATTGATGACGGCGAAAATGGATTTTTGATTCCTGTAGGCGATAAAAACATGCTAAAACGCAAATTAGAGATATTAATAGCGCAACCTGAATTAGGAGAACGATTTGGAGCTTCTGCTAAAGCAAGCACTACAAAATTTGAAACAAAACATATTTCGGAACAATGGAAACATTTAATAACGGAAGCATTACAAGGTTAA
- a CDS encoding glycosyltransferase → MKHSKTNIVFVLPSLAAGGAERILSYVAQNLDENQFKVTLLITGYEKDTVYELENLNIVYLNKPRVLKAFGSLFQYFRKHKPDIVVSSIVHLNTMIAFMSPYFRKTKFVSREANVLTVLNKHNPYTNSAFPKAMIVFAYKLVDCIICQSKDMQKDMIANYKVPKSKTVLINNPITKEFKLKATARDTSKPISFITIGRLSKEKGHERLIHVLSQLNFPFHYTIIGAGNEKDSIFEMLDSKGLAKNITYISFTKNVETYLAESDVFLQGSFVEGFPNVLIESCVVGTPILAFNAPGGLDEIIEAGKNGYVADTEEDYLNYLNQIHNTFPFNPETVSNVVKNKFSSNKIINDYTNLFIKLSPKNQHV, encoded by the coding sequence ATGAAACACTCTAAAACCAATATTGTATTTGTCCTACCATCATTAGCTGCTGGTGGTGCCGAACGTATCCTATCGTACGTGGCTCAAAACTTGGACGAAAACCAATTTAAAGTCACCTTACTTATTACAGGCTATGAAAAAGACACCGTGTACGAACTAGAAAATTTAAACATCGTTTACTTAAACAAACCGCGTGTTTTAAAAGCTTTTGGTAGTTTGTTTCAGTATTTCAGAAAACACAAACCAGATATTGTAGTTAGTTCCATTGTGCATTTGAATACCATGATTGCTTTTATGTCTCCTTATTTTAGAAAGACTAAATTTGTTTCTCGAGAGGCGAATGTATTAACCGTTTTAAATAAACATAATCCGTACACCAATTCTGCTTTCCCTAAGGCTATGATTGTATTTGCATATAAATTAGTGGATTGTATTATTTGTCAGTCTAAAGACATGCAAAAGGATATGATTGCCAATTATAAAGTACCAAAATCAAAAACCGTATTAATTAATAACCCTATAACTAAAGAATTTAAACTTAAAGCTACAGCTCGAGATACATCCAAACCAATTTCCTTTATTACCATTGGTCGTTTAAGCAAGGAGAAAGGACATGAGCGGCTTATTCATGTGCTTTCACAATTAAATTTTCCATTTCATTATACTATTATTGGTGCTGGTAATGAAAAAGATAGTATTTTTGAAATGCTTGATAGTAAGGGACTAGCAAAAAACATAACGTATATTAGCTTCACAAAAAATGTAGAAACCTATTTAGCTGAAAGCGATGTGTTCCTGCAAGGATCCTTTGTAGAGGGTTTCCCTAATGTTCTTATAGAGAGCTGTGTAGTAGGCACTCCTATTCTGGCTTTTAATGCTCCTGGTGGATTGGATGAAATTATAGAGGCTGGTAAAAATGGGTACGTAGCTGATACCGAGGAAGATTATTTAAACTATTTAAATCAGATTCATAACACATTCCCTTTTAACCCGGAAACTGTAAGTAATGTGGTAAAAAATAAATTTAGTAGCAATAAAATTATTAATGATTATACCAACTTGTTTATAAAATTATCTCCTAAGAATCAGCATGTCTGA
- a CDS encoding O-antigen ligase family protein — MKLLKYVALILILLNVPTFSLEYLGAGMGSITNLLLTVSVIIYFFFAKKSKPLWPFIVLGICFFTFSGLQYTGVTELFIKEAIRYFIFIVCVNEITKDTTDKELLMFLVIGALSIAVNALVFPDVFGRYGGFYLNPNKAGFICLFAFALTYIIPNYKLKLLAQFVLILCGIFTLSRSFIMFLVIINVISVFANKKNIQTFVVGAVALVIIFAASSALQLNKARFSALHSLFGDSENVETQTITEGSRNETWSFFSDLITNNIVTGAGYKSMRGESSLVSVEYGVHNTFLMVLGEAGILAFLLIIIIYLAIAIRSLRFFRVHQEYTYLAVAIIGYLMVAHNFFEKYDVLFVSIWLYHRVNQQLPLGAEIKAN, encoded by the coding sequence ATGAAACTATTAAAATACGTAGCGCTAATTCTAATCCTCCTAAACGTCCCTACATTTAGTTTGGAATATCTTGGTGCTGGTATGGGTTCTATTACCAATTTGTTATTAACGGTTTCTGTAATTATATATTTCTTTTTTGCAAAAAAATCGAAACCTCTCTGGCCCTTTATTGTTTTAGGGATTTGTTTTTTTACATTTTCAGGACTCCAATACACAGGTGTTACCGAATTGTTTATTAAAGAAGCTATTCGTTATTTTATTTTTATTGTGTGCGTGAATGAAATTACTAAAGACACAACAGATAAAGAATTACTTATGTTTCTTGTAATTGGCGCATTAAGTATTGCGGTAAATGCTTTAGTATTTCCTGATGTTTTTGGTAGATATGGAGGTTTTTACCTTAACCCTAATAAAGCTGGCTTCATCTGTTTGTTTGCTTTTGCCTTAACCTATATCATTCCCAATTATAAACTTAAATTATTAGCACAATTTGTGCTAATACTATGTGGAATTTTCACGCTGTCAAGATCCTTTATTATGTTTTTAGTAATTATAAATGTGATATCCGTTTTTGCCAATAAAAAAAACATCCAAACCTTCGTAGTTGGTGCCGTGGCTTTGGTTATAATTTTTGCCGCTTCTTCTGCCCTTCAACTAAATAAAGCACGATTTTCAGCTTTACACAGTTTATTTGGAGATAGCGAAAACGTAGAAACACAAACTATAACCGAAGGTTCCAGAAATGAAACTTGGTCCTTTTTCTCGGATCTAATAACCAACAATATCGTTACAGGTGCGGGATATAAATCCATGAGAGGCGAATCCAGTTTAGTTTCAGTGGAATATGGTGTTCACAATACGTTCCTCATGGTATTAGGTGAAGCCGGTATTTTAGCATTCTTACTAATTATTATTATTTACTTGGCAATAGCCATCCGTAGCCTCCGGTTTTTTCGCGTACATCAGGAATACACCTATTTGGCCGTTGCAATCATTGGATATTTAATGGTAGCTCATAACTTTTTTGAGAAATACGATGTGCTTTTTGTTTCCATTTGGCTATATCATAGAGTAAATCAACAATTGCCTTTAGGGGCTGAAATTAAAGCTAATTAA
- the asnB gene encoding asparagine synthase (glutamine-hydrolyzing) yields the protein MCGIYGSTIEYSKKQVQDKLERAKFRGPDKLDFKFFGDESKPIIFGHNRLAIIDVDERSNQPFTYNNSIHIVFNGEVYNFKVLKKQLEAKGYKFNTTSDTEVICAAYLEYGEDCVNYLGGMFAFVIYDETKQKLFGARDRLGKKPFYYYLNEKQFEFASQISSIQMHHTNLTISNKAISYYLAWGAIPDPHSIFNEIKKLQAGHCFSLDLTTYNFKERKYWDIDTNVKNPFQGSYKDAIAELDGLISSAVSTRLFADVPVGVFLSGGVDSSVVAALATKTTDSKVKTFSVKFNEKGFDESVYAQQVADHLQTDHHIIECNYNEGLDLIDNFTHFYDEPFADSSAIPSMLLAKHTRKKVTVALSGDGGDESFIGYERYKWMKQVNHLYNLPSFLRHTVAKTASLAPYYKFKMIGKGLQYDDINSLYIASVTGVNMSWLKSDFDYTDVPEKKYLYHNTKNLYERLTDFDIKTYLNWDINTKVDRATMAYSLEARAPLMDHSIVEFAQSLPTDFKYNGKIQKRILKDVLYQYVPEKIFDRPKAGFTMPFAEWFKHELKDYVLSELDMASLREIPNIDADEVYKMIQQHMNGSWNRYPLIWKLLVLKQWLKTNGKGYTIK from the coding sequence ATGTGTGGAATTTACGGATCAACTATAGAATACTCTAAAAAACAAGTTCAAGACAAGTTGGAACGCGCAAAATTTAGAGGTCCCGATAAATTAGATTTTAAATTTTTTGGAGACGAATCCAAACCAATAATATTTGGTCATAACCGCTTGGCTATTATAGATGTTGACGAGCGTTCCAACCAACCCTTTACCTATAACAACAGCATCCATATTGTGTTTAATGGTGAGGTTTACAATTTTAAAGTGCTAAAAAAACAGTTAGAAGCAAAAGGCTATAAATTCAATACAACCAGTGATACGGAAGTTATTTGTGCAGCGTATTTAGAATATGGTGAAGATTGCGTCAATTATTTAGGTGGCATGTTTGCTTTTGTTATCTATGATGAGACGAAACAAAAACTTTTTGGCGCCCGGGATCGTTTGGGTAAAAAACCATTTTACTATTATTTGAATGAGAAACAATTTGAATTTGCAAGTCAGATTTCATCTATTCAAATGCATCATACCAATTTAACAATTTCTAATAAAGCTATCAGTTACTATTTAGCTTGGGGAGCCATTCCGGATCCACATTCCATTTTTAATGAGATTAAAAAACTACAAGCTGGACATTGTTTTTCTTTAGATTTAACAACGTACAACTTTAAAGAACGAAAATATTGGGATATTGATACAAACGTTAAAAACCCGTTTCAAGGTTCTTACAAAGATGCTATTGCCGAATTAGATGGTTTAATAAGTAGTGCCGTTTCCACACGTTTATTTGCCGATGTTCCTGTAGGTGTTTTCCTTTCCGGTGGCGTTGATTCATCGGTCGTTGCTGCTTTGGCAACAAAAACAACCGATAGTAAAGTGAAAACCTTTTCAGTGAAATTTAACGAAAAAGGTTTTGACGAAAGTGTATATGCCCAACAGGTAGCAGATCACTTACAAACAGATCATCATATTATAGAATGTAATTATAATGAAGGATTAGATCTCATTGATAATTTTACGCATTTTTATGATGAACCATTTGCTGATTCTTCAGCCATTCCATCCATGCTTTTAGCGAAGCATACTCGTAAAAAAGTTACCGTTGCATTATCTGGTGATGGTGGAGACGAAAGTTTCATAGGTTATGAGCGCTACAAATGGATGAAACAGGTAAATCACTTATACAATCTACCAAGTTTTTTAAGGCATACGGTTGCAAAAACAGCTAGTTTAGCGCCTTACTATAAATTTAAAATGATTGGTAAGGGATTGCAATATGACGATATCAATTCGCTTTATATTGCATCGGTTACCGGTGTTAATATGTCTTGGTTGAAATCCGATTTTGACTATACCGATGTTCCCGAAAAAAAATATCTATATCACAACACCAAAAATTTATATGAACGTCTAACCGATTTTGATATTAAAACCTACCTTAATTGGGATATTAATACCAAAGTAGATCGCGCCACCATGGCATATTCTCTTGAAGCACGCGCACCACTTATGGATCATAGTATTGTGGAATTTGCACAGTCGTTACCAACAGATTTTAAATACAATGGGAAAATTCAAAAGCGTATTTTAAAGGATGTACTCTATCAATATGTTCCGGAAAAAATATTTGACCGACCAAAAGCTGGTTTTACTATGCCATTTGCAGAATGGTTTAAACATGAATTAAAAGATTATGTGCTTTCAGAACTGGATATGGCCAGTTTACGAGAAATCCCGAATATTGATGCTGATGAGGTCTATAAAATGATTCAACAACACATGAATGGTAGCTGGAATCGCTATCCTTTAATTTGGAAATTACTCGTTTTAAAACAATGGCTTAAAACGAACGGAAAAGGATACACTATTAAATAA
- a CDS encoding glycosyltransferase family 2 protein, which translates to MNLQTLLPSYSEQPKGNYKYRFTIFTPVYNRANTLQRVFESLENQTFKDFELVIINDGSTDNSHETIETLIQTATFPVNYVNNVKNKHKMACFFQAIQLAQGEFILPFDSDDACVPVALELLNKEYEEIPDDLKPRISGVTCLCEDQNGNLVGKAFEKQPYYSNSFMSQREHLEATEKWGFTKTDVLKGIHINEAIFAKGYIPEGIIWELIANQGFKTKYVNHILRIYYLDTENAISIQNHKNDAFGMAIYSLCILNWFYSDYFMKYPMLFIKRILTLLRAAIFLDFSLKSYTNAINSKLLKILFVLGWPLKKLLKNT; encoded by the coding sequence ATGAATTTACAAACACTACTGCCATCCTACTCCGAACAACCTAAAGGCAATTACAAATATCGCTTTACCATATTTACACCTGTTTATAACCGAGCAAATACGTTACAACGTGTATTTGAATCATTAGAAAATCAAACATTCAAAGATTTTGAACTGGTAATAATTAATGATGGCTCTACTGATAACTCGCATGAGACTATTGAAACCCTTATCCAGACAGCAACATTTCCAGTTAATTATGTTAATAACGTTAAAAACAAACATAAAATGGCCTGCTTTTTTCAGGCCATCCAATTAGCGCAAGGTGAATTTATATTACCATTCGATTCTGATGATGCTTGTGTTCCAGTAGCTTTAGAATTATTAAATAAAGAATACGAAGAAATTCCAGACGATTTAAAACCGAGAATAAGTGGTGTTACCTGTTTATGCGAAGATCAAAACGGAAATTTAGTTGGTAAAGCTTTTGAAAAGCAACCCTATTATAGTAATTCGTTTATGTCTCAACGCGAACATTTAGAAGCCACTGAAAAATGGGGTTTTACAAAAACAGATGTTTTAAAAGGTATTCATATTAATGAAGCTATTTTCGCCAAAGGTTATATTCCAGAAGGCATTATTTGGGAATTAATTGCTAATCAGGGATTTAAAACCAAATATGTGAATCATATTTTACGTATTTACTATCTAGATACGGAAAATGCCATTTCTATTCAGAATCATAAAAATGATGCGTTTGGTATGGCTATCTATTCCTTATGTATTTTAAACTGGTTTTATTCAGATTATTTCATGAAATATCCCATGCTATTTATAAAACGAATTTTGACACTTTTAAGAGCTGCCATTTTTTTAGACTTCAGTTTGAAATCATATACAAATGCTATAAACTCAAAACTTTTGAAAATCCTATTTGTTTTAGGATGGCCACTTAAAAAACTATTAAAAAACACCTAG